DNA sequence from the Acidobacteriaceae bacterium genome:
AGGATGACAAATATATCTTAAATAATTCTTATAGTTGTAGTTATTACTCTCATATATCCTGTACGAGTCCTGCACAAAAACGAGGATTCAACGACTTGCAGTGAAAACCTGCACAGAATCTGCACAGAACGCGTCTGAATCAGTGGAGGCGATTATGGCATTCGTCACCGACAAAGCGGAACTCAAGCCGGGATTGGTGATCTTCCGGCGTGGCGACGTAGAGCATCGCATGTGGTACTGCCGCATGAAGATTCCGAAGGCAGACCGCTACAAGACCATTTCTCTCAAGACAACCGACGTTGAAGTGGCGCGGGAACGCGCCTTCGACCAGGATGCGGACATCCGGTTCCGCCTGAAGCATGATGTCCCGGTATTTAACCATCCCTTCCGCGAGGTTGGCCGAGAGTATCTGTTGACGCAAGAGGCGCGTGCGCAACGCGGGGAGATCAGTGCGGCGCGTCCAAAAAAGATTCGCGCCATCATCGAAGGAGCCTTGGACAGGTATGTGGGTTCCACCCAGGTTCATTTGATTGGGGATGAGCTATGGGGTGGTTATCCGGCGTGGCGAAGAGTCAACGGAGCGGGACGTCTGAAGCGGAACGGTGTCCGCGAAGTCAGCGATGAGATGGCGCAGGAATTTGCGGATAAGGAAGCGGAGCGCCGCACAAAGACTCAGAACTCTCTTGGTATTCGTGTTTTGAAGCCTATCAAGGTGGAACCGTCCGAGGATCGGACGGTTCCTTTCATCAGTGATTCTACAATCCGCTTCGAGATGTCGATCTTCGGCGCGGTGATGAACTTCGCGATCAAGAAACGGTACGTTCCTGCCAGCCAGCGATACGACGAGCGCCCGAAGCTCAAGACCATGCGGCGGGATGAGTTCACATTGGAGGAGTACCGCAAGCTCCATACGGTCGGCAGGAAATGGATCGCGGAAGCGGACAAGCCTGCGAGTACCTGGTACCGCACCGTCACGTACAACATGATCCTGATTGCCTGCAATACAGGGATGCGGCCAGCAGAGATGAAGAATCTCCGCTGGCGGGACATTATGCCCGCAAACGACCACGAGGGACGCGAGATTGTTGTGCTGTTCGTGCAGGGTAAAGGAAAATCAAGAAAGCTGGTGGCTCCGAAGAGTGTCGGCGATTATCTGGAACGCATCCGCTCGATCTCCAAAGCTACTGGGCTGGAAGATGGGGTATTTACCACTGTGAACGGCAAGCCTGCAAAGAGTCTTTATGTCTCTTTGATTGCCGACCTTTTGGACAAAGCAAACCTGCGCGAAGGCACGCAGGGCGTGCCGAGATCGACCTACTGCTTCCGACATACCTATGCCACGCTGCGATTGCAGGAAGGCGTTGACGTGTACTTCTTGGCTGAGCAGATGGGAACGTCCGTGCAGATGATCGAGCAGCACTATGGCCATGTGAACACGATCAAGCATGCGGACCGCGTGCTACAGGGGATGACAGGATGGGAGCTTCCGCATTCGGACGACACCAAAGCTAAAGCGTCGAAGGCAGCGGAGACCCACGATAAATCAAAGAAAAGAGAGGTCAGCGCCACAGGCCGCGCTGACCGTTCACTCCGTAGCCGTCTTTCGCCGGAGCCGTGGCGGAGGCGGGCGTAGGGAGGGTTCGATGCCAATGACTTTTTCGGATATGGGTTTGGATTTGCCGCTGCCCCGCCGGGGCGCTCTTTAGCGGCAAACCCCCGCGCACATGCCGCCGCTGGCGGCTGTCTTCGTGCAGTTCCTATCTCCTACTTGCCGCGAAGGATTGGTCGAGGCCCCGGAAACAATAATCTGCCGCTTGCAGACTAATCATGTTACAGCGAATCCCAGTGCATTTATCCTCTGCTACACCAGAAATTTAGGCGTTCCTGCAAGTCAGGTCTTTACGAGCGATTCTGACGAGATTGGTGACTGCCTTGTGAACGCGGGCGGGGACCGTTTTGCCGATTCGCAGGTTTCACAGGTCATTCGAAATGTGGATGAAGACACTAGAGAATTCTGCAACGAATGTCAGAATTCTCTGTCAGCTACGCATTAAGCGATAACACCTCATCTGTATCGCTCCTTGCGGAAGGAAAACCTCCATGAAGACTTGCGCGTATACGTTCCGTTGCCCTGCTTGGGCAGAGGCTGGTTATCGGCACAGTGGAGCAATCCATGGCACCGAGACCCTCTTTCCCGGCCCCCTCAACGCGCAATGCAGACGGTTGATTTGGTCTGCCTGTCTGTTCGTTGTCCTTTGTGGGATTGCTACAGTGCAAGCGCAGTCTTTCCAAAAGCCAGATATAACTTCAGCCGATCAGGAACTCACTGGCTATTCACTTGTTACGAAAGCCTACGGTCTCTTGCCGCTGAGCTTTGAGGCGAATAAAGGGCAGGAGGAGACTGCGGTAAAGTTCGTTTCTCATGGTGACGGGTATGGACTATACATGACCGACCATGGAGCCGTATTGACCCTACACAAGGGGGCACCTTGCATTGCGAATGGGGCACAAAAAAACGACAGTCCATCACGCACGGCTGCAAATGCATCTGAAGCATCCGTAATGATGGCGCGTTGTGGCGGGCAGAATGAGAAGACAACCGAAGTTATCCGGATGAATCTGGTCGGAGATCGCTCCGGTGTGCGACCGAGGGGAATCGAGCCACTGCCGGGAACCGCAAACTATCTGTTGGGCAACGACCCCACAGAGTGGCATACGAATGTGCCGACTTTCGCCAAAGTAGAGTATCCGGGGGTCTACCCGGGAGTCGACCTTCTGTACTACGGCAATCAGCGGCAGCTGGAGTACGACTTCGTTGTAGCTCCTGGCGCGAGTGCGCGACCTGTCCGCCTACATTTCACTGGAGCGGAAGACTTGCATATTGGCAACCAGGGTCAACTGAATATTCGCGTATACGCGGGTACGATCACCTTTCGCAAGCCTTCAATTTACCAGACGGTCAAAGGCCAGCGGCGCATTGTGGAAGGCGGTTTTCGGTTGCTTGCAGGCAACGCCGTGGGCTTTTTGCTTGGCAAATACGACCACACGCAGCCGCTTGTCATCGACCCGGTCCTCGCATACTCCACCTATCTGGGGGGGACTTCGTCGGACTATATCGAGGGGTTAGCTGTGGATGCTGCTGGTGCTGCGTATGTCACGGGCTACACAACATCTTCGAACTACCCGGTCACGAGCGGTGCGTTTGAGACCTCAGACAAGACGTCTGCGACGGCGTTTGTGAGCAAACTGAATGCTGCAGGGAGCGCACTTGTCTACTCCACCTATCTTGGAGGGGGCAGTGCGGGAGATTTGGACTATGGTATCAGCGTGGCTACTGATTCAAGCGGAGCTGCATATGTCACCGGGCATACTCGGTCGAAGGACTTTCCGATAACCGCCGGGGCGCTACAGCAGACAAATAATGCCTCTATTGACAACCAACAGGATACAGGCTTCGTAACCAAACTGAACGCCACCGGTACGGCGTTGGAGTATTCCACATTCCTGGGTGGCCGCGCACTGACGGAACCGAGCCAGATCGTCGTTGACTCAAATAACAACGCCTATCTGTGTGGTATTACGTTTGCGCCAGATTTCCCTGTGACATCCGGGGCCTTCCAAAGCGTCAATAAATCCGCAAGCCATGCCAGTTGGAATGGTTTTGTCTCCAAGCTCAATGCCAATGGTACGGCGCTGCTCTATTCAACCTATCTTGGCGGCAGCGGCGAAACAGATTCAGTGGGTTCTGGCACACCGGTAGACTTCGACTTTGGCATCGCAATCGATGCAAGCGGGAGTGCGTATGTAGAGGGATACTCTCATTCGACGGATTTTCCGATAACCACGGGGGCTTATCAAACGGTCAACAAGGGCTTTGTGTCCACCGGTGCGCCCTACAATCCAAGTATCACTCTTTCCAAACTGAACCCTGCGGGAACGTCACTGTTGTACTCCACCTATCTGGGGGGAGTGAACGCGTCTTACAGCGGCGGCATCGCAGTTGACAGCACGGGGGATGCCTATGTGACCGGTTACACCTATGCGACTGATTTTCCGGTGTCCTCTGGAGCGTTTCAGACAACAAATAAGGGTGAGACCTCTGGGAATGCCAGTCCCAACCTCTTTGTGACCAAGGTGAATTCGAGTGGGACGTCGTTGGTGTATTCGACATACTTGGGTGGCAGCGGTAGCTATGCCCATCTTGGTGATTTCGGTGCAGGCATCACGGTGGATGCATTCGGTAATGCTTACGTTACGGGATATAGCGTTTCGAGCGATTATCCGACTACGAGCAATGCTTATCAAAGTACAAATGCGGGAGCATCGGCTTTGAACGCCAATGCCATGCTCAGTGAACTGAATACAAGTGGATCGGCTTTAGTATATTCGACGCTTCTGGGAGGCAGCGGACAGAACAGCAATGCGGGGGACCGAGCACGTGGGGTCGCACTGGATTCCGCAGGCAACGCCTATATCGCGGGCTATACGAACTCGCTGAATTTTCCCGTCACCACGGGAGCGTATGAGACAGCCCTAAGCTCGAATTCGAGTGTGACTGGTTTTGTGACGAAATTTCCGTTGGCTCCAACGGTTGCAACCGCGACACCAACATTTTCTCCGTCCGCTGGTAGCTACGCCACGGCACAGTCGGTAACGATTTCCGATACAACGAGTGGCGCTACGATCTATTACACGATCGATGGGACGACACCTACGACATCCTCGACGCTCTACACTGGTTCCTTCTCCGTTTCGTCCACGGAGACCATCGAGGCCATCGCCGTGGCTAGCGGTTACTTGAACTCAGCGGTGGCAACGGCAAAGTACACCATAGAAACACTCGCAGCGACGCCGATATTCTCGCCTGTTCCTGGGACCTACACTACAGTGCAGACGGTGACGATCTCCGATGCGACGAGTGGCGCTACGATTTACTACACAACGAACGGTACAATGCCGACAACCTCGTCTGCGACGTATACCGGCACCCTCACAGTCTCCTCCACGGAGACCCTTGAGGCGATCGCTGTCGCAAGTGGTTATGCCAACTCTAAAGTGGCGATGGGGGCGTACACGATCAACCCTGGCACAACAGCAACGCCAGTATTTTCCCTCGCTCCCGGGACCTATACCTCAACGCAGAGTGTGACGATTTCCGACACGACTCCCGGTGCAACAATCTACTACACAACGAATGGCACAACGCCGACAACTTCTTCGACGCTGTATACGGGCGCCATCGCGGTTTCTTCCACGGAGACGCTTAAGGCAATCGCTGTTGCAAGCGGCTACG
Encoded proteins:
- a CDS encoding site-specific integrase — protein: MAFVTDKAELKPGLVIFRRGDVEHRMWYCRMKIPKADRYKTISLKTTDVEVARERAFDQDADIRFRLKHDVPVFNHPFREVGREYLLTQEARAQRGEISAARPKKIRAIIEGALDRYVGSTQVHLIGDELWGGYPAWRRVNGAGRLKRNGVREVSDEMAQEFADKEAERRTKTQNSLGIRVLKPIKVEPSEDRTVPFISDSTIRFEMSIFGAVMNFAIKKRYVPASQRYDERPKLKTMRRDEFTLEEYRKLHTVGRKWIAEADKPASTWYRTVTYNMILIACNTGMRPAEMKNLRWRDIMPANDHEGREIVVLFVQGKGKSRKLVAPKSVGDYLERIRSISKATGLEDGVFTTVNGKPAKSLYVSLIADLLDKANLREGTQGVPRSTYCFRHTYATLRLQEGVDVYFLAEQMGTSVQMIEQHYGHVNTIKHADRVLQGMTGWELPHSDDTKAKASKAAETHDKSKKREVSATGRADRSLRSRLSPEPWRRRA
- a CDS encoding chitobiase/beta-hexosaminidase C-terminal domain-containing protein, whose amino-acid sequence is MNLVGDRSGVRPRGIEPLPGTANYLLGNDPTEWHTNVPTFAKVEYPGVYPGVDLLYYGNQRQLEYDFVVAPGASARPVRLHFTGAEDLHIGNQGQLNIRVYAGTITFRKPSIYQTVKGQRRIVEGGFRLLAGNAVGFLLGKYDHTQPLVIDPVLAYSTYLGGTSSDYIEGLAVDAAGAAYVTGYTTSSNYPVTSGAFETSDKTSATAFVSKLNAAGSALVYSTYLGGGSAGDLDYGISVATDSSGAAYVTGHTRSKDFPITAGALQQTNNASIDNQQDTGFVTKLNATGTALEYSTFLGGRALTEPSQIVVDSNNNAYLCGITFAPDFPVTSGAFQSVNKSASHASWNGFVSKLNANGTALLYSTYLGGSGETDSVGSGTPVDFDFGIAIDASGSAYVEGYSHSTDFPITTGAYQTVNKGFVSTGAPYNPSITLSKLNPAGTSLLYSTYLGGVNASYSGGIAVDSTGDAYVTGYTYATDFPVSSGAFQTTNKGETSGNASPNLFVTKVNSSGTSLVYSTYLGGSGSYAHLGDFGAGITVDAFGNAYVTGYSVSSDYPTTSNAYQSTNAGASALNANAMLSELNTSGSALVYSTLLGGSGQNSNAGDRARGVALDSAGNAYIAGYTNSLNFPVTTGAYETALSSNSSVTGFVTKFPLAPTVATATPTFSPSAGSYATAQSVTISDTTSGATIYYTIDGTTPTTSSTLYTGSFSVSSTETIEAIAVASGYLNSAVATAKYTIETLAATPIFSPVPGTYTTVQTVTISDATSGATIYYTTNGTMPTTSSATYTGTLTVSSTETLEAIAVASGYANSKVAMGAYTINPGTTATPVFSLAPGTYTSTQSVTISDTTPGATIYYTTNGTTPTTSSTLYTGAIAVSSTETLKAIAVASGYADSGVATAAYTINLAAAAMPTFSPAPGTYTTTQSVTISDTTPGATIYYTTNGITPTTTSTKYTGAFSVSSTETIEAIAMASGYTDSAVATAFYTIASVPVPAATPTFSPAGGNYTTTQTVTISDSTPGATIYYTLNGLTPSTASTLYTVPITVSATETIEAVAVTNGYLQSAVGMAVYTITPVTTVKQSTSTSLVATGGVGNYTLTATVTASGKAPPTGTVSFNDTSNSGVAITTAPLNPATLALGFSASGIFKTGNQPGGVAVADLNGDGKQDIVIANNGDETISVLLGNGDGTFQPGVTYSTNDFFPDGVAIADLNGDGRLDLVISNYGGTVAVLLGNGDGTFQAAKNYAAGGGLDNPVLADFNHDGKLDIVVSVPAGNAVSVLLGNGDGSFQNGVLYPMGNYVRQVEVGDFNGDGNVDLVATNNNDNTVGIRLGNGDGTFGPQTTFAVGSGPQYALVADFNGDGKLDLAISNGNINTISILLGNGDGTFNPQVTYPAASTPDQIALADINGDGKTDLVVGQGSGSISVLLGNGDGTFQPPITITTTLPDPEEIAVADFNGDGRPDIVGLGNLASSAIVELNGQTETATATGVSVTGIGTHLVDAVYPGDTNYLGSTSNTVPLVGVVSPQTAAPVFSPAAGAYTTTQSVTISDATPGSTIYYTTNGDTPTTSSTLYRGPITVASTETIEAIAVATGYTQSPIASALYTFTVAGASDFSFTDNLNALNLSQGQSGTTNLTVIPINGFNQTVTFSCSGLPSESTCSFAPVSVMPNGSATNSVLTITTTAPKFAMLDRPSSRQDRTSIVTLALLLGMFAGWRCRRKAPALCALVLGGALLFLPMGCGLGKVPVTDPGTPAGTSQITVKAISGGTTVIQHTATLTLVVHS